The following coding sequences are from one Terriglobales bacterium window:
- a CDS encoding 2,3,4,5-tetrahydropyridine-2,6-dicarboxylate N-succinyltransferase, translated as MQKEIERLFEAGNHAHEVPQAHATFERFREALSHGEIRAAEKRDGKWHVNTWVKQGILVGFRIGTLHEWQAGALSFVDKVTYPPRRFEVSDRVRLVPGGSSVRCGAYVAPSVICMPPMFINAGAYVDECTMVDSHALVGSCAQIGKRVHLSAAAQVGGVLEPVNASPVIIEDDVLVGGNCGIYEGTLVRSRAVLGAGTILTRSTPVYDLVRGEVLRSSTDRVLEIPERAVVVPGSRAVSRGKGQEWGLSLYTPVIVKYRDEKTDLSIELEDLLR; from the coding sequence ATGCAGAAAGAGATCGAGAGGTTATTTGAGGCTGGAAATCACGCCCATGAAGTTCCCCAGGCACACGCAACCTTCGAACGATTCCGCGAAGCGCTCAGCCACGGCGAAATCCGCGCCGCCGAGAAGAGGGATGGAAAGTGGCATGTAAACACATGGGTAAAGCAGGGCATCCTCGTAGGATTCCGAATCGGCACCTTGCATGAGTGGCAGGCGGGCGCGCTCTCATTCGTTGACAAAGTCACATATCCGCCGCGCAGGTTCGAAGTCTCAGACCGCGTACGCCTCGTGCCCGGAGGGTCTTCCGTCCGTTGCGGAGCCTACGTAGCGCCCTCCGTCATTTGCATGCCGCCGATGTTTATCAATGCCGGAGCCTATGTCGATGAGTGCACGATGGTCGATTCTCATGCCCTGGTTGGCTCCTGCGCGCAAATTGGCAAACGTGTGCATTTGAGTGCGGCAGCACAAGTGGGTGGAGTGCTCGAGCCAGTGAACGCGTCGCCTGTCATTATTGAGGACGATGTGCTCGTAGGCGGCAATTGCGGAATCTATGAAGGAACCCTGGTTCGCAGCCGCGCTGTGCTGGGGGCGGGCACAATTCTCACTCGCTCGACACCTGTCTACGACCTCGTTAGAGGCGAAGTGCTGCGTTCTTCCACCGATCGCGTGCTTGAGATTCCCGAGCGAGCCGTTGTGGTACCGGGATCGAGGGCAGTATCCCGCGGCAAAGGCCAGGAGTGGGGACTATCGCTCTACACTCCGGTGATCGTGAAATATCGCGACGAAAAAACCGATCTGTCGATCGAACTAGAGGATCTGCTGCGGTAG
- a CDS encoding PIG-L family deacetylase has product MAASLRAAELAPLLGRTLVIVAHPDDETIMCGGLLQRMQDPCVVFATDGAPEDSYFWRRFGSRERYAAIREEEANAALAAVGVDQLEFLSKESEAPLIDQLLYRALPAAFAALSRIVEQRQPECLLTLAYEGGHPDHDSVSFLSAQLGRTFRLPVWEAPLYHRNSDGGGVYQRFVDEDTEVIEHAVKGEELQAKQRMLSCYKSQFDSLPSFSIEIERFRPQASYAYSRRPHAGKLNYELWQWPMTAEDVSGAFVAFSSTVATSLK; this is encoded by the coding sequence TTGGCCGCATCCTTGAGAGCTGCAGAACTAGCCCCGCTTCTCGGTCGTACGCTGGTTATCGTTGCGCACCCTGACGACGAGACCATCATGTGCGGTGGTCTGTTGCAGCGGATGCAAGATCCGTGTGTGGTGTTTGCAACAGACGGCGCTCCTGAGGATTCGTATTTCTGGCGTCGCTTCGGTTCCCGCGAACGATACGCAGCAATTCGCGAGGAGGAAGCGAATGCCGCGCTGGCTGCGGTTGGAGTAGACCAGCTTGAATTTCTGTCGAAGGAATCGGAGGCTCCACTGATCGACCAGCTTCTTTATAGAGCGCTGCCGGCGGCCTTCGCTGCGTTGTCGCGGATTGTGGAGCAACGCCAACCGGAATGTCTCCTGACGCTTGCTTACGAAGGTGGGCACCCAGACCACGATTCAGTCAGCTTTCTGAGTGCGCAGCTGGGACGCACGTTTCGACTCCCCGTGTGGGAAGCTCCCCTGTATCACCGCAACTCCGATGGCGGCGGTGTGTATCAGCGATTTGTCGATGAGGACACAGAGGTTATCGAACACGCGGTGAAGGGCGAGGAACTTCAAGCCAAGCAGCGCATGCTTAGTTGTTACAAATCGCAGTTCGATTCGCTTCCGTCTTTCAGTATCGAGATTGAACGGTTCCGTCCGCAAGCAAGCTATGCATACTCACGTCGACCACACGCGGGAAAATTGAACTACGAGCTGTGGCAGTGGCCGATGACGGCCGAGGACGTTAGCGGCGCCTTCGTTGCGTTTTCTTCAACAGTGGCAACGTCCCTTAAATGA
- a CDS encoding tetratricopeptide repeat protein, producing the protein MIGFSPPQNPYAGPNTGSSSPPFRRFRDGSPIRRAAQERNAAAAFGPAIQVLAVLVDRQGEVVAREELQSKVWSADTFVDFDHGLNNAVARIREVLEDSSDTPRYVETIPRRGYRFIAPVTNGRPATAAPASPVSLVPEVTAPSPAPSVVLPAAERASSKRLWVLLGTLALLALAGWFALYRGAGASPKQPPIKSVAVLPLKNLSGDPKQDYVAEGMTEDLIGRLSDIHDLRVTSRTSVMRFKDTQLSVPEIARTLGVDAIVEGSVIREGNRIRVHAQLIRAASDEHFWSESYDRELQDVLALQSEVAQSIAAKVEVTITGREHQRLIAARSISPEVYESYLKGRSILDNTYSRSGLEEGIGYFQEAIKKDPAFAPAYVGLAGAYDKLGTVFIGARPSEVRPRVIGAARKALELDPQLAEAHVLLADVYQAQWQWRDAEAEYKRALDLKPNDPDAHVGLAHWLLCQGRTEEALTLVQRGRQLDPVAVSGVSIGQTLFYSGRYDEAIHELRSVLAVEPNAASALWYLGFSLTGNGQPEEAIPVLEKALSVSNRSPGVIGVLIRAYAHADRRNDALRLLDELKRRREKGYVPAAAFVNAHLGLDDREQIFVWLEHAYQEQSNILQFLKVHPYFDPVREDPRFKDLVRRVGLN; encoded by the coding sequence GTGATAGGCTTTTCGCCTCCACAGAATCCTTATGCAGGCCCCAACACAGGCTCCAGCAGTCCGCCGTTTCGGCGCTTTCGAGATGGATCTCCGATCCGGAGAGCTGCGCAAGAACGGAATGCGGCTGCGGCTTTCGGGCCAGCCATCCAAGTCCTGGCCGTTCTAGTCGATCGTCAGGGCGAGGTAGTGGCGCGCGAGGAACTGCAGTCCAAGGTTTGGTCGGCCGATACCTTCGTCGATTTTGATCACGGGCTGAATAACGCAGTAGCCAGGATTCGGGAGGTATTGGAGGATTCTTCGGACACACCGCGATACGTCGAGACCATTCCGCGGCGAGGCTACCGCTTCATAGCACCTGTAACCAACGGTCGGCCGGCGACGGCCGCGCCAGCCTCACCGGTTAGCCTTGTACCCGAAGTCACGGCTCCGAGTCCTGCGCCTTCTGTTGTTCTACCAGCCGCAGAAAGAGCCTCATCTAAACGCCTGTGGGTGCTGCTCGGGACATTGGCTCTGCTGGCACTCGCGGGCTGGTTCGCATTGTATCGGGGCGCAGGTGCCAGCCCGAAGCAACCGCCGATCAAGTCGGTGGCGGTATTGCCGTTGAAAAACCTCTCGGGCGACCCAAAACAGGACTACGTTGCTGAGGGCATGACCGAGGATCTCATCGGGCGCCTCTCCGACATCCACGACCTGCGCGTTACGTCCCGCACGTCGGTGATGCGCTTCAAGGATACTCAGCTCTCGGTTCCCGAAATTGCCAGAACACTCGGGGTAGATGCCATCGTCGAAGGATCAGTGATTCGAGAGGGCAACCGGATTCGCGTTCACGCGCAGTTGATTCGCGCCGCATCGGACGAGCACTTCTGGTCAGAGAGTTACGATCGTGAGTTGCAGGATGTTCTTGCTCTGCAGAGCGAGGTAGCGCAGTCCATTGCAGCGAAGGTCGAAGTTACGATCACGGGAAGGGAACACCAGAGGCTGATCGCGGCGCGTTCCATCTCACCTGAAGTCTACGAGAGTTATCTTAAGGGGCGGTCCATATTAGACAACACATACAGCAGATCAGGCCTCGAGGAGGGCATTGGTTACTTTCAGGAGGCGATAAAGAAAGATCCGGCGTTTGCACCAGCGTACGTCGGCCTTGCGGGCGCTTATGACAAGCTTGGCACGGTCTTTATCGGCGCTCGCCCAAGTGAAGTACGTCCAAGAGTAATCGGCGCAGCTCGGAAGGCCCTCGAGCTGGATCCGCAGCTCGCGGAAGCGCATGTCCTGCTGGCGGACGTATATCAAGCACAGTGGCAGTGGCGCGATGCCGAAGCTGAATACAAACGGGCGCTCGATTTGAAACCGAACGACCCCGATGCGCATGTCGGACTTGCGCATTGGCTGCTATGCCAGGGGCGCACGGAGGAGGCCCTCACCCTGGTCCAGCGCGGTCGCCAACTCGATCCGGTTGCGGTTTCGGGCGTTAGCATCGGTCAGACTCTGTTTTACTCAGGCCGCTATGACGAAGCCATACATGAGTTGCGCAGCGTCTTGGCAGTAGAACCGAACGCTGCAAGCGCCCTCTGGTACCTCGGATTTTCACTTACCGGCAACGGTCAACCTGAGGAGGCAATTCCCGTGCTCGAGAAGGCGCTTTCGGTTTCTAACCGCAGCCCGGGCGTTATCGGTGTGCTGATCAGGGCATACGCGCATGCCGATCGGCGCAACGATGCGCTTCGTCTCCTCGACGAGTTGAAGCGGCGACGCGAGAAAGGTTATGTTCCGGCCGCTGCATTCGTGAATGCCCACCTGGGGCTCGACGATCGGGAACAAATATTTGTCTGGCTGGAACACGCCTACCAGGAGCAGTCAAACATTCTGCAGTTTCTCAAAGTACACCCCTACTTTGATCCGGTGCGCGAGGATCCCCGTTTTAAGGACCTTGTCCGCCGCGTTGGCCTGAATTAG
- a CDS encoding c-type cytochrome, with translation MPLRSCFSRLTPTRLICIPLSVYMLGVIFFLPSSSAVVTQEADAARGHQLFDKRCGGCHSLDNDKEGPRLRGVYGRKAGSVSTFKYSDSLGKAGITWDDASLDKWLTDPDKFIKDVDMDFHLEKADERADVIAYLKQLSGK, from the coding sequence ATGCCACTTCGTTCGTGCTTTTCCAGACTCACGCCAACCCGCCTGATCTGCATTCCGCTCAGTGTGTATATGCTTGGCGTGATCTTTTTCCTTCCCTCCTCTTCTGCAGTAGTCACGCAGGAGGCGGATGCAGCCCGCGGCCATCAGCTGTTCGACAAACGTTGCGGCGGTTGCCACTCGCTCGACAACGACAAAGAAGGGCCGCGCCTGCGCGGTGTCTATGGCAGGAAAGCAGGCAGCGTCTCCACTTTCAAATACTCCGATTCGCTCGGAAAAGCTGGGATCACCTGGGACGACGCCAGCCTCGACAAATGGCTGACCGATCCGGACAAATTCATTAAGGATGTCGATATGGACTTTCACTTGGAAAAAGCAGATGAGCGGGCGGACGTAATCGCATATCTCAAACAACTATCCGGCAAGTAG
- a CDS encoding glycosyltransferase, whose product MNLKATSAGSPLRVLYIAYPLLPVSEHSAGGAEQVLWTLEREMHARGFKTTVAACVGSQVAGALFETGNQAEMVDQFEARSEKQTHLVIEWLRSGAENQFDLLHDVSGWFWQRAKDIRLPVLATLHLPRSLYKEVKFSDVPTNAFFNCVSQKQTAEFEDIAAHVIGVASNGIALDRFPAKPVAQERREYLLWLGRICEEKGTHTALDVAHAAGKKLIIAGMVYPFLYHQKYFAREIIPRLKRAGSMAKYIERPTFAEKIDLIRNAKALLISSNIGETSSIVAMEAAACGTPVVALRQGALPEVVADGITALLAQDSNEMVAAISRIDQIASENCRRYAEQHYSSGGMADKYEQLYRLMIEDREVRYTFP is encoded by the coding sequence ATGAACTTGAAGGCAACTTCGGCAGGAAGCCCGCTGCGCGTCTTATACATAGCGTATCCACTGTTGCCGGTCTCCGAGCACAGCGCCGGAGGGGCCGAGCAAGTGCTCTGGACGCTGGAACGCGAGATGCATGCTCGTGGATTCAAAACCACTGTCGCTGCATGTGTGGGCTCGCAAGTCGCGGGAGCGTTGTTTGAAACTGGCAATCAGGCGGAAATGGTCGATCAGTTCGAGGCGCGCTCAGAAAAGCAGACACATCTGGTAATCGAGTGGTTACGTTCCGGCGCTGAGAATCAATTCGATCTTCTGCATGACGTGAGCGGGTGGTTTTGGCAGCGCGCAAAAGATATCCGATTGCCTGTACTCGCTACCCTGCATCTTCCTCGATCGTTGTACAAAGAAGTCAAGTTTTCAGACGTACCAACAAACGCCTTCTTCAATTGTGTCTCACAGAAACAAACGGCGGAGTTTGAGGATATCGCTGCTCACGTGATTGGCGTCGCTTCCAACGGTATTGCATTAGACCGCTTTCCAGCAAAGCCTGTGGCGCAGGAACGGCGCGAGTATCTACTCTGGTTGGGCAGGATCTGTGAAGAAAAGGGAACGCACACTGCTCTCGATGTAGCTCACGCAGCAGGGAAGAAGCTGATCATAGCGGGAATGGTTTATCCGTTTTTGTATCACCAGAAATATTTTGCACGCGAAATCATCCCCCGATTGAAGCGCGCCGGCAGCATGGCGAAATACATCGAGCGCCCAACGTTCGCAGAGAAGATCGACCTGATCCGGAATGCCAAGGCGCTGTTAATTTCCAGCAACATCGGCGAGACGAGTTCAATCGTCGCGATGGAGGCAGCAGCGTGCGGTACACCTGTGGTCGCTCTGCGGCAGGGTGCATTACCTGAAGTAGTCGCAGATGGAATCACCGCACTCCTCGCGCAGGATTCGAATGAAATGGTAGCGGCGATCTCGCGGATTGATCAGATTGCCAGTGAAAACTGCAGGCGCTATGCGGAACAGCATTATTCATCGGGAGGCATGGCGGATAAATATGAGCAGTTGTATCGGCTGATGATTGAAGACCGTGAAGTGCGCTATACGTTTCCCTAG
- the dapA gene encoding 4-hydroxy-tetrahydrodipicolinate synthase, with translation MKLRGCGTAMVTPFRRDGAIDEPALRSLIEWQISSGVHFLVPCGTTGETPTLSREEWLRVIDITIEVANRRVSIVAGATSNATAEAIERAQTVASRRGVDAILTASPYYNKPTQEGQYQHFKAIAEAVDKPLVLYIVPGRTAANIEPTTLARLAKIRNIIAVKEASGSMTQIAEVLNVVPDDFIVLSGDDAITLPVISLGGQGIISVASNVIPAELSKMTQAALDGDWVGARKLHRKYLPLMQALFLESNPMPVKCILAMMGRIDENYRLPMLPVKPETRSKLEHVAAEVGLLADRVAAR, from the coding sequence ATGAAACTTCGCGGTTGTGGCACCGCTATGGTGACGCCGTTTCGCAGAGATGGCGCCATCGACGAACCCGCTTTGCGATCTCTGATCGAATGGCAGATCAGCTCTGGCGTGCACTTCCTCGTGCCTTGCGGAACCACGGGAGAGACTCCAACTCTCAGTCGCGAAGAGTGGCTGCGCGTGATCGATATCACGATCGAGGTGGCGAACCGACGCGTGTCGATCGTCGCGGGCGCGACCTCCAACGCGACCGCTGAAGCTATCGAACGAGCTCAGACAGTAGCCTCGCGGAGAGGGGTAGACGCGATTCTTACTGCTTCGCCCTATTACAACAAGCCGACACAGGAAGGCCAATATCAGCACTTCAAAGCGATCGCCGAAGCTGTTGATAAGCCGCTCGTGCTCTACATCGTGCCTGGCAGGACCGCGGCAAACATAGAGCCCACAACTCTCGCTCGACTGGCAAAGATTAGGAACATTATCGCCGTAAAGGAAGCCAGCGGCAGTATGACTCAGATCGCCGAAGTGCTGAACGTAGTCCCGGATGATTTCATTGTGCTTTCAGGCGACGACGCCATCACGCTACCGGTGATCTCTCTTGGGGGACAAGGAATTATCTCAGTCGCGTCCAACGTCATTCCTGCCGAGCTTTCAAAAATGACACAAGCCGCACTCGACGGAGATTGGGTTGGGGCCCGCAAGCTCCATCGCAAATACCTGCCTCTGATGCAGGCGCTGTTCCTGGAGTCGAATCCAATGCCGGTTAAATGTATTCTCGCGATGATGGGACGAATCGATGAAAATTATCGTCTGCCGATGCTGCCGGTGAAGCCTGAAACTCGCAGCAAGCTCGAGCATGTAGCCGCCGAAGTCGGCCTGCTGGCAGACAGGGTTGCAGCGCGCTAG
- a CDS encoding vanadium-dependent haloperoxidase, whose protein sequence is MNGLKRIAAVATLLIAPWATAQNTVTDWNATAITEARNSSAPGAATPGGAGIYVAYMQLAVYNAVNAIKGGFEPYKYKLIAPAGASPDAATVEAAYRTLLWLLPDRSAALLTAYTASLSAIPDGQAKTDGISVGLASAMAMKDLRAGDGLGANVAYNPPANPVPGVWIRTPPGFLPAQTPWVGQMRPFTFDDPGQFLPEPPPDLSSDTWADDYNQVKALGSINSTKRTPKQTEIALFWTEHTTAQYGRMLRAKVDELNLSLSDTARLFAMAYAASADGIIGCYNAKYRYNFWRPATAIPNGDIDGNPDTVADPAWKTLTATPGHPEYPSAHSCLTGALANTLKAYFGTPNLHISLDSTVPNTTSPHVFDSIREWQTEMEFARIYAGFHYHHSVVQGLVLGHKVAQNMVRNYFRPVR, encoded by the coding sequence ATGAATGGACTCAAACGTATAGCAGCCGTCGCGACCTTGCTCATTGCACCTTGGGCAACTGCGCAAAATACCGTGACAGATTGGAACGCCACTGCAATTACCGAAGCTCGGAACAGCTCAGCGCCCGGGGCAGCAACTCCGGGCGGGGCAGGGATATACGTCGCTTACATGCAACTGGCAGTCTATAACGCCGTGAATGCAATCAAGGGAGGTTTCGAACCATATAAGTACAAGCTTATCGCTCCCGCGGGCGCGTCCCCCGATGCCGCGACGGTTGAAGCTGCATATCGCACGCTATTGTGGCTGCTGCCGGATCGCTCTGCTGCTCTTCTCACCGCATACACCGCATCGCTGTCAGCCATCCCTGACGGTCAAGCTAAAACGGATGGAATCAGCGTCGGCCTCGCTTCTGCCATGGCGATGAAAGATCTGCGCGCAGGTGACGGGCTAGGAGCAAACGTTGCCTACAATCCGCCAGCAAACCCGGTTCCGGGAGTTTGGATCCGCACACCACCGGGCTTCCTTCCCGCGCAGACGCCTTGGGTAGGGCAGATGCGGCCGTTCACGTTCGATGATCCGGGCCAATTTCTTCCCGAGCCACCGCCCGATTTGTCCAGCGATACCTGGGCCGATGATTACAACCAAGTGAAGGCGCTCGGAAGCATCAACAGTACAAAAAGGACGCCAAAGCAGACCGAGATCGCCCTTTTCTGGACGGAGCACACAACGGCCCAATATGGTCGCATGCTGCGCGCAAAAGTGGACGAACTGAACCTGAGCCTTTCGGATACAGCCAGATTGTTTGCCATGGCATATGCAGCCTCGGCGGATGGGATTATCGGCTGCTACAACGCGAAATATCGTTACAACTTCTGGCGGCCTGCGACCGCGATTCCGAATGGCGACATCGATGGGAACCCCGACACAGTGGCAGATCCTGCGTGGAAAACGCTCACAGCGACACCTGGCCATCCAGAATATCCGTCAGCCCACTCCTGCCTGACCGGAGCATTGGCCAATACGCTGAAGGCCTATTTTGGAACTCCGAATCTGCACATATCCCTTGACAGCACGGTTCCCAATACCACAAGTCCTCACGTCTTCGACAGCATCCGGGAGTGGCAGACCGAAATGGAATTTGCACGCATCTATGCCGGATTCCATTACCACCATTCAGTTGTGCAAGGACTTGTACTCGGTCACAAAGTCGCGCAGAACATGGTCCGAAACTATTTCAGGCCAGTGCGCTAG
- the tadA gene encoding tRNA adenosine(34) deaminase TadA gives MLSERELWMQRALTEAQAAQEAGEIPVGAVIVKDGELIAAGQNRNLRDHDPSAHAEIVALRAAGGHLGNHRLEGCEMYVIIEPCAMCAGAMVHARLKRLIYGASDPKAGAVESVMNVLNHPRLNHKMEVVSGILEGQCSQLMREFFRTRRLGSE, from the coding sequence ATGCTTTCTGAGCGTGAGTTGTGGATGCAGCGCGCACTTACCGAAGCCCAGGCAGCGCAAGAGGCTGGGGAGATTCCAGTGGGAGCTGTGATCGTCAAGGACGGTGAACTCATCGCCGCGGGACAGAACCGCAATTTACGGGATCACGATCCCTCCGCGCATGCGGAAATCGTCGCATTGCGTGCTGCCGGAGGTCATCTCGGGAATCATCGGCTCGAAGGATGCGAGATGTACGTCATTATCGAACCTTGCGCTATGTGTGCGGGGGCCATGGTCCATGCTCGGCTCAAACGTCTCATCTATGGCGCAAGCGATCCTAAGGCAGGTGCGGTCGAATCCGTGATGAACGTGCTGAATCATCCACGGCTGAACCACAAGATGGAAGTAGTGAGCGGGATCCTCGAAGGCCAGTGTTCTCAACTAATGCGCGAGTTCTTCCGTACGAGGAGACTCGGAAGTGAATAG
- the lysS gene encoding lysine--tRNA ligase: MSFEQDQYQLRREKLKQIEALGQESYPRKFESTHSIPEILAKYSDATGEQLERERVNVRVAGRLMSIRGQGKAGFAHLQQAGNRLQIYVKLDFVGEKGFQLYKLLDLGDFIGVSGYLFRTRTNELSVHLEEITFLAKDLLPLPEKYHGLSDVELRYRQRYVDLNMNPEVRDVFVARSKVVKAIRSFLDARGYIEVETPMMQPIAGGAVARPFITHHNTLDIDLFLRIAPELYLKRLIVGGLDRVYEINRNFRNEGISTQHNPEFTMLEFYQAYADYHDLMTLTEQMLAYAAREVNGTTVVSYQGREIDFGNWQRLSMREAIIKYWPESCAPAPQMSDFANASSVRKLVERLNAKHTPHMPYDPAEPAGKTIANMFEAVAEEHLWQPTILYDFPVAISPLSKNKKDEPEWVERFEIFVGGLEIGNAFSELNDPEEQRRRFEQQLSERERGDEEAHAMDEDYIRALSYGMPPTGGEGIGIDRLTMLITDSKSIRDVILFPLLRPQKQEEEIMQEATGTGA; the protein is encoded by the coding sequence GTGTCATTCGAACAAGACCAATATCAGCTCCGTCGCGAGAAGCTAAAGCAGATTGAGGCTCTCGGACAGGAGAGCTATCCGCGCAAATTTGAATCCACGCATTCCATTCCCGAGATTCTCGCTAAGTACTCCGACGCCACTGGTGAGCAGCTGGAGCGGGAGCGAGTCAACGTACGCGTGGCCGGGCGGCTCATGTCGATCCGTGGACAAGGCAAGGCCGGATTTGCCCATCTGCAGCAGGCGGGCAATCGCCTTCAGATCTACGTAAAGCTCGACTTTGTCGGCGAAAAAGGATTTCAGCTCTACAAGCTGCTCGACCTGGGCGACTTCATCGGTGTGAGTGGGTATCTCTTCCGCACGCGAACCAACGAACTGTCGGTACACCTGGAAGAGATCACGTTTCTGGCCAAGGACCTGCTGCCGTTACCGGAGAAGTATCACGGACTTTCCGACGTCGAGCTCCGTTATCGCCAGCGCTATGTCGATCTGAACATGAACCCCGAAGTTCGTGACGTTTTTGTAGCGCGCAGCAAAGTCGTAAAGGCGATTCGCTCGTTTCTCGACGCGCGCGGCTACATCGAAGTGGAAACGCCGATGATGCAGCCCATCGCGGGCGGAGCCGTGGCGCGTCCTTTCATCACGCATCACAACACTCTCGATATCGACCTTTTCCTGCGCATTGCGCCGGAGCTGTACCTGAAGCGGCTGATCGTAGGTGGGCTGGACCGCGTCTACGAGATCAATCGCAACTTTCGTAACGAGGGCATTTCCACACAGCACAATCCGGAATTTACGATGCTGGAGTTTTATCAGGCCTATGCCGATTATCACGACCTGATGACTCTCACGGAGCAGATGCTGGCGTACGCTGCCCGTGAGGTGAACGGCACAACTGTAGTTTCGTATCAGGGGCGTGAAATCGATTTTGGCAACTGGCAGCGCCTCTCGATGAGAGAGGCCATCATCAAGTACTGGCCCGAGAGTTGTGCGCCTGCTCCGCAGATGTCGGATTTCGCGAATGCCAGTTCGGTACGGAAGCTCGTGGAGCGACTTAACGCGAAGCACACTCCACATATGCCATACGATCCTGCCGAACCGGCAGGCAAGACCATCGCAAACATGTTCGAAGCTGTGGCAGAGGAGCATCTGTGGCAGCCCACGATCCTCTACGACTTCCCTGTCGCGATTTCGCCGCTCTCGAAGAATAAGAAGGATGAACCAGAGTGGGTGGAACGCTTCGAGATCTTCGTCGGCGGCCTGGAGATTGGAAATGCGTTCAGCGAGCTGAACGATCCTGAAGAGCAGCGCCGACGCTTCGAGCAACAACTTTCCGAGCGAGAGCGCGGCGATGAAGAAGCTCACGCGATGGACGAGGACTACATTCGCGCGCTTTCGTACGGCATGCCGCCCACAGGGGGCGAAGGGATCGGTATCGATCGCCTCACGATGCTCATTACAGATTCAAAATCCATTCGTGACGTCATCCTGTTCCCTCTCCTGCGGCCCCAGAAACAGGAAGAAGAGATAATGCAGGAAGCCACGGGCACGGGCGCTTAG
- a CDS encoding heme-binding domain-containing protein, protein MSTNLTTKRRWGVRRLGTFAVAFLFLLFVLTFVHPFGNARVANPSKELMVSAQIEHPVLDVMQRACQNCHSEQTAWPLYSRVAPISWLIERDVQVGRSHWNMSNWDHYSIDEREDILSRIGPMVRNRKMPLPKYLLLHPEAKLSDADVETLYQWSRRERKRLKAEADSAPPNDK, encoded by the coding sequence GTGAGCACTAACCTGACAACAAAACGGCGCTGGGGTGTGCGACGTCTCGGCACTTTCGCCGTGGCATTCCTTTTTCTTCTCTTCGTGCTGACGTTTGTTCATCCATTCGGCAACGCAAGAGTTGCCAATCCCAGTAAGGAACTGATGGTGTCAGCTCAAATTGAGCATCCAGTGCTCGATGTGATGCAGCGTGCCTGCCAGAACTGCCACTCTGAGCAAACGGCATGGCCCCTTTACAGTCGCGTGGCTCCAATTTCGTGGTTGATCGAGAGAGACGTGCAGGTGGGACGAAGCCATTGGAACATGTCGAACTGGGACCACTACAGTATCGACGAACGCGAAGATATCCTGTCCCGAATTGGACCAATGGTCCGGAACAGAAAGATGCCTCTTCCTAAATATCTTCTTCTACACCCAGAAGCGAAGCTCAGCGACGCCGATGTGGAGACTCTCTACCAATGGAGCCGCCGGGAGCGCAAGCGGTTAAAGGCCGAAGCTGACTCGGCGCCGCCGAACGACAAATGA